In a genomic window of Suricata suricatta isolate VVHF042 chromosome 12, meerkat_22Aug2017_6uvM2_HiC, whole genome shotgun sequence:
- the RTBDN gene encoding retbindin, giving the protein MAYRGHIRPRGLGWALRLTVVWILLGACGGSRQLPALTWRHHRLATHLSTGQQHLAEMDTPEAPGPGTAPERCGEPSPGCESFLGHLRVALHSRFHLLLLGIRQQQPLCSELCDVWFATCKSDVTCGPTWLPFPETRRCEPDCTTYEQTFADGADLCSSVLGYVLPAAAPGAGHCLNISISVPPSRRHERRAREISFPRSRSSRAWILEAAGSGSGSGSGSGP; this is encoded by the exons ATGGCCTACAGGGGCCACATTCGACccaggggcctgggctgggccctgAGACTGACCGTGGTGTGGATCCTGCTGGGGGCCTGTGGAGGGAGCCGCCAGCTCCCAGCTCTGACCTGGAGACACCATAGGTTGGCGACCCATCTCAGCACAGGCCAGCAGCACCTTGCAG AGATGGACACACCAGAGGCACCAGGCCCAGGGACAGCCCCAGAACGCTGTGGGGAGCCGAGCCCTGG GTGCGAATCCTTCCTGGGACACCTCCGAGTCGCCCTCCACAGTCGCTTCCACCTGCTGTTATTGGGGATACGCCAGCAGCAGCCGCTCTGTTCTGAGCTCTGCGATGTCTg GTTTGCCACTTGCAAAAGCGATGTTACCTGCGGCCCAACTTGGCTCCCATTCCCAGAAACGAGGCGCTGTGAGCCCGACTGCACTACCTATGAGCAG ACCTTTGCAGACGGGGCGGACCTTTGCAGCTCAGTTCTGGGCTACGTGCTGCCGGCGGCAGCTCCTGGCGCCGGTCACTGCCTCAACATTTCCATCTCGGTACCGCCGAGTCGCAGACATGAACGGAGGGCCCGGGAAATCAGTTTCCCGCGCTCCCGCAGCTCCCGCGCCTGGATCCTGGAGGCTGCGGGCAGTGGGAGTGGCAGCGGAAGCGGCAGCGGCCCTTAG
- the RNASEH2A gene encoding ribonuclease H2 subunit A has translation MDLSELEGDSTGRCRLNSPVPAVCRKEPCILGVDEAGRGPVLGPMVYAICYCPLSRLADLEALKVADSKTLSESERDRLFVKMEEDGDFVGWALDVLSPNLISTSMLGRVKYNLNSLSHDTAAGLIQFALDQGVKVAQVFVDTVGLPDTYQKQLQQRFPGIEVTVKAKADALYPVVSAASICAKVARDQAVKNWHFVEDLPHLDADYGSGYPNDPKTKAWLRRHVEPVFGFPQFVRFSWRTAQSILEKEAEDVVWEDSLTGDQEGPGRISSYFNEGPRVRPRLSHRYFQERGLEAAATL, from the exons ATGGATCTCAGCGAGCTGGAGGGAGACAGTACGGGCCGTTGTCGCCTGAACTCGCCTGTACCTGCGGTGTGCCGCAAGGAGCCCTGCATCCTGGGCGTCGATGAAGCGGGCCGGGGCCCGGTGCTGG GCCCCATGGTCTACGCCATCTGTTATTGCCCACTGTCCCGCCTGGCAGATCTGGAGGCCCTGAAAGTGGCAG ACTCAAAGACCCTATCGGAGAGCGAGCGGGACAGGCTCTTTGTGAAAATGGAGGAGGACGGGGACTTTGTGGGCTGGGCATTGGACGTGCTGTCTCCAAACCTCATCTCTACCAGCATGCTTGGGCG GGTCAAGTACAACCTGAATTCTCTCTCCCATGATACAGCCGCTGGGCTGATACAGTTTGCATTGGACCAGGGTGTGAAAGTTGCCCAG GTGTTTGTGGACACCGTGGGGCTACCAGACACATACCAAAAGCAGCTGCAGCAGCGCTTTCCTGGCATTGAGGTGACAGTCAAGGCCAAAGCGGACGCCCTGTACCCTGTGGTCAGCGCTGCCAGCATCTGTGCCAAG GTGGCCCGTGACCAGGCTGTGAAGAACTGGCACTTCGTGGAAGACCTGCCGCACCTGGACGCCGACTATGGCTCCGGTTACCCCAACG ACCCCAAGACGAAAGCGTGGCTGAGGAGGCACGTTGAGCCTGTGTTCGGCTTCCCCCAGTTTGTCCGGTTCAGCTGGCGTACGGCCCAGAGCATcctggagaaggaggcagaagacgTGGTGTG GGAGGACTCACTGACTGGGGATCAGGAGGGACCTGGGAGGATCTCATCCTACTTCAACGAAGGCCCCCGAGTCCGCCCCCGCCTGTCCCACCGGTACTTCCAGGAGCGAGGCCTGGAGGCAGCCGCCACTCTCTAG